From one Acidibrevibacterium fodinaquatile genomic stretch:
- a CDS encoding DeoR/GlpR family DNA-binding transcription regulator, which translates to MSSDTSLSSRQNGIVSFARAVGRVEVEALAARFEVTPQTIRRDLKDLCDRRILTRTHGGAVVSSSVENISYAARRQIAAASKRAIGEAAAELIPDDSSLFINIGTTTEEVARALMQRQRLLIITNNINVALTLYPNPSLSVIIAGGPVRHADGAVVGSATVDMIRQFKVDCAVIGASAIDEDGSLLDFDPLEVHVSRVIIENARKVVLVCDQTKVGRTAPVRIGHLSQISVFVTDRMRSAKLRALCAEREVRLIEARPDAEEPDQA; encoded by the coding sequence ATGTCCTCTGACACCTCGCTGAGCAGCCGGCAAAACGGCATCGTTTCCTTCGCGCGCGCCGTCGGCAGGGTCGAGGTCGAGGCGCTTGCGGCGCGCTTCGAGGTCACGCCGCAAACCATCCGCCGTGATCTCAAAGATCTTTGCGACCGGCGCATCCTGACGCGCACGCATGGCGGGGCCGTCGTCTCGTCTTCAGTCGAGAACATCTCCTACGCGGCGCGGCGGCAGATCGCAGCGGCCTCCAAGCGCGCCATCGGCGAGGCCGCGGCCGAACTGATCCCCGATGATTCCTCGCTGTTCATCAATATCGGCACGACGACCGAGGAGGTCGCGCGCGCGCTCATGCAGCGCCAGCGGCTGCTCATCATCACCAACAACATCAATGTCGCGCTGACGCTTTATCCCAACCCGTCGCTGAGCGTGATCATCGCCGGCGGGCCGGTGCGCCACGCCGATGGTGCGGTGGTCGGCAGCGCGACGGTGGATATGATCCGGCAATTCAAAGTCGACTGCGCCGTCATCGGCGCCTCGGCGATCGACGAGGACGGCTCGTTGTTGGATTTCGATCCGCTCGAAGTCCACGTCTCACGTGTCATCATCGAAAATGCCCGCAAAGTTGTTCTCGTCTGCGATCAGACCAAGGTCGGCCGCACGGCGCCGGTGCGTATCGGGCATCTGTCGCAAATCAGCGTGTTTGTGACCGACCGGATGCGCTCGGCCAAACTGCGCGCGCTTTGCGCCGAGCGCGAGGTGCGCCTGATCGAGGCGCGGCCGGATGCGGAAGAGCCGGACCAAGCGTGA
- a CDS encoding MFS transporter translates to MRDRFRFVIAGLLFAAGMINYMDRAALAIVAPRVARDLALSPHELGEIFSSFFFGYAIFCFIGGQLADRFGPRRVYAWAMVVWSLFCGLTATAVGFFSLFVTRLGFGVGEGPMCATTNKTVCNWFPREEAASMIGATFAGQPLGTAIAGPVVGLIAVAFGWRVSFVVIALFGILWLIAWLAIMRDLPQAHPRVSSAELAHIRDSRAHHTPLEVASSARLGAVLSRPSVLAVAGGLFAANYVIYFFLSWLPSYLVSVQHFSLAAMSLASSVPWLGGSAGYVLGGVISDWLLRRRANGLWARKSVAMGGLGVAALAVLATGFVTTPGMAVAVITLAILFLMAAPQACWAMTQELVPPSRVGAVGGFVHFLSNISGMIAPAITGFAVEYAGGYRASFFLTGAVGLAGVAIILLFVPSGTPATARLRPAPG, encoded by the coding sequence ATGCGTGACCGTTTTCGTTTCGTCATCGCCGGGCTGCTATTTGCCGCCGGCATGATCAATTACATGGATCGCGCGGCGCTCGCCATCGTCGCGCCGAGGGTGGCGCGGGATCTGGCGCTGTCGCCGCACGAACTCGGTGAGATTTTTTCGAGCTTTTTCTTCGGCTACGCGATTTTCTGCTTCATCGGTGGCCAGCTCGCCGACCGGTTCGGCCCGCGCCGCGTTTATGCCTGGGCGATGGTGGTATGGTCGTTGTTTTGCGGCCTGACGGCGACCGCTGTCGGGTTTTTCTCGCTCTTCGTCACCCGGCTCGGCTTTGGCGTCGGCGAGGGGCCGATGTGCGCGACCACCAACAAGACCGTCTGCAACTGGTTCCCGCGCGAGGAAGCGGCGAGCATGATTGGCGCCACCTTCGCCGGCCAGCCACTCGGCACCGCGATTGCCGGGCCGGTGGTCGGGCTGATCGCGGTCGCGTTCGGCTGGCGGGTGAGCTTCGTCGTCATTGCGCTGTTCGGTATCCTCTGGCTGATCGCCTGGCTCGCGATCATGCGCGACCTGCCGCAGGCGCATCCGCGGGTCTCCTCGGCAGAGCTTGCGCATATTCGTGACAGCCGCGCGCACCACACGCCACTCGAAGTGGCGAGCAGCGCGCGGCTCGGAGCCGTCCTCTCGCGCCCGAGCGTGCTCGCCGTTGCCGGCGGTTTGTTTGCTGCCAATTACGTGATCTATTTCTTTCTCTCCTGGCTTCCCTCCTATCTCGTCTCGGTGCAGCATTTCAGCCTGGCGGCGATGAGTCTCGCAAGCTCGGTGCCGTGGCTTGGCGGCAGTGCCGGCTATGTTCTGGGTGGCGTGATCTCGGACTGGCTGCTCCGGCGGCGCGCGAACGGGCTTTGGGCGCGGAAATCGGTGGCGATGGGTGGGCTTGGCGTTGCCGCTCTCGCGGTGCTGGCGACTGGTTTCGTCACCACGCCGGGCATGGCGGTCGCCGTCATCACGCTCGCCATCCTGTTTCTGATGGCGGCCCCGCAAGCCTGCTGGGCGATGACGCAGGAGCTGGTGCCACCCTCACGGGTCGGCGCGGTCGGTGGGTTCGTCCATTTCCTGAGCAATATTTCCGGCATGATCGCCCCCGCCATTACCGGCTTTGCGGTGGAATATGCTGGTGGCTACCGCGCCTCGTTTTTTCTCACTGGCGCGGTCGGGCTGGCTGGGGTCGCGATCATTCTGCTGTTCGTCCCGAGCGGCACGCCGGCGACGGCGCGGCTCCGCCCCGCGCCCGGCTAA
- a CDS encoding gamma-glutamyltransferase has product MAALPPFVSQNWHVTKPHASGRRGIVVAQAQAAAEAGLAVLDAGGNAVDAAVATGFALAVVEPWNSGLGGIGFALVHPAGAARAEVVDFGPRAPSALNPGQFPLTGRMKQDLFAWPEVVGDANIHGPLSFALPATVAGYALMQKRWGRLPFADIIAPALALARRGLPADWFTTLKIANAAAILRRYPESARIYLPDGLPPVAPYQGTPGFLPLGRLTETLERLQRAGAEDFYHGEIARMIVADVAAMGGVISAADLAAVTARVLPAMEATYHGRTWQLAGGLTAAPTLASVLARLEAAPRGSAPDAAWFAALATALRGAYAERLAGLGEAEPANAGTCTTHLTVCDEAGGMVAMTSTLLSSMGSRVVLPGTGILMNNGVMWFDPRPGQPNSIAPGKRPLTNMCPVIIRDGDRPILAAGGSGGRRIMAAVTQMLTFVTDFAMTPAKAAHHPRIDVSDAETVHADRRLSAAALAALAEAGPVEIVEHAVLPINFACPNLIEVKQDGTRTGISDVQSPWSAALAQR; this is encoded by the coding sequence ATGGCCGCATTGCCCCCCTTCGTCAGCCAGAATTGGCACGTCACCAAGCCGCACGCCAGCGGCCGGCGCGGCATCGTCGTCGCGCAGGCGCAAGCGGCGGCGGAAGCCGGGCTCGCTGTTCTGGACGCCGGCGGCAACGCCGTCGATGCCGCTGTCGCCACCGGTTTCGCGCTCGCCGTGGTCGAGCCTTGGAACTCCGGCCTCGGCGGTATCGGCTTCGCGCTCGTCCATCCCGCAGGTGCGGCGCGCGCTGAGGTGGTGGATTTCGGCCCGCGCGCGCCATCGGCGCTCAATCCCGGCCAGTTTCCCCTTACCGGGCGGATGAAGCAGGATCTTTTCGCCTGGCCGGAGGTGGTGGGTGATGCCAATATCCATGGCCCGCTTTCTTTCGCGCTGCCCGCGACGGTCGCCGGCTATGCCCTGATGCAAAAACGCTGGGGCCGCCTTCCGTTCGCAGACATCATCGCGCCGGCGCTGGCGCTGGCCCGGCGTGGCCTGCCGGCGGATTGGTTCACGACCCTGAAAATCGCCAATGCCGCCGCGATCTTGCGGCGTTACCCCGAAAGTGCGCGCATCTATCTGCCAGACGGGCTGCCGCCGGTTGCGCCTTATCAGGGAACTCCCGGGTTTCTCCCGCTCGGCCGCCTTACCGAGACGCTCGAGCGGCTACAACGCGCCGGCGCTGAGGATTTTTACCACGGCGAGATCGCACGCATGATCGTCGCCGATGTCGCGGCGATGGGTGGGGTGATTTCGGCCGCTGATCTTGCCGCGGTGACGGCGCGGGTGTTGCCGGCGATGGAGGCCACCTATCACGGCCGCACCTGGCAGCTCGCCGGCGGCCTCACCGCCGCGCCGACGCTGGCCAGTGTCCTCGCCCGGCTGGAAGCGGCGCCACGCGGCTCGGCCCCCGATGCCGCCTGGTTCGCGGCGCTCGCGACGGCGCTGCGCGGGGCCTATGCCGAGCGTCTCGCCGGGCTCGGCGAGGCCGAGCCCGCGAACGCCGGCACCTGCACCACCCATCTCACGGTGTGCGACGAAGCCGGCGGGATGGTGGCGATGACCAGCACCCTGCTTTCCTCGATGGGCTCGCGCGTCGTGCTGCCGGGGACGGGGATTCTCATGAATAACGGCGTCATGTGGTTCGACCCCCGTCCTGGCCAGCCCAATTCCATCGCCCCGGGCAAGCGGCCGCTCACCAATATGTGCCCGGTGATCATCCGCGACGGCGACCGGCCGATCCTCGCCGCTGGCGGCTCAGGCGGGCGGCGGATCATGGCGGCGGTGACGCAGATGCTGACCTTCGTCACCGATTTCGCGATGACACCGGCGAAAGCCGCGCATCACCCCCGAATCGACGTCTCGGACGCGGAGACGGTGCATGCCGATCGCCGCCTTTCCGCCGCGGCGCTGGCGGCGCTCGCAGAGGCGGGGCCGGTCGAGATCGTCGAGCACGCGGTGCTGCCGATCAATTTCGCGTGTCCGAACCTGATCGAGGTGAAGCAAGACGGCACCCGCACCGGGATCAGTGACGTGCAGTCACCCTGGTCGGCGGCGCTCGCGCAGAGGTAG
- a CDS encoding tetratricopeptide repeat protein, with protein sequence MAKDWAAALENARAREQAGQIAAAVAAYRDLLARWPDCAPGWFHLGAVLYAQDRRREAIEAWREAIRQAPDLAEAYVNLSIATLGEGDVAAAAAAAETALRCRPGWMPAQAALAKARRRQGEDQLAAGNALYAEGRFAAAAACYRAALAMAPAMAEAEANLCAALQATGDLAGAIAAGEAALRLAPGFAEAAANLGNAKLTIGDFAGAERAYRQALAHRADFPAAWSNLGAALRDQGRLDEAEAACRAALALSPHSAAAHYNLALVLLTAGRYREGWAEHEWRWRTGTMAPRDFPCPPWRGEGLAGRRILLHAEQGLGDTLQFVRYVPLIAAMGADVVLEVQAPLKRLLAEVAGVAAIHACGEALPACDYHAPLMSLPHRLGTELATVPAQIPYLPRPAPLFPGLADAREGLRVGLVWAGDPRPGEPRAHFADRRRSLPLAAFAPLAEIPGIRLVSLQKGAAATETPPPGLELEAALDSVRDFADTAAVIMGLDLVISVDTSVAHLAGGLGKPVWLLSRFDGCWRWLAGRDDSPWYPTLRLYRQTAPGAWAAVITRVTADLGALACGQACPAQTGLVSAPALV encoded by the coding sequence ATGGCGAAGGATTGGGCAGCAGCACTGGAGAACGCGCGGGCGCGCGAGCAGGCGGGACAGATCGCGGCGGCGGTGGCCGCTTATCGGGATTTGCTTGCACGCTGGCCGGATTGCGCGCCGGGCTGGTTTCACCTCGGCGCCGTGCTTTACGCGCAAGACCGCCGGCGCGAGGCCATCGAAGCCTGGCGAGAGGCGATCCGCCAAGCCCCCGATCTTGCCGAGGCTTATGTCAATCTCAGTATAGCCACCCTTGGCGAGGGGGATGTGGCGGCGGCGGCGGCGGCGGCGGAAACGGCGCTCCGGTGCCGCCCGGGCTGGATGCCGGCGCAAGCCGCGCTGGCCAAGGCGCGGCGGCGGCAGGGCGAGGACCAGCTTGCCGCCGGCAATGCGCTTTACGCCGAGGGCCGGTTCGCGGCGGCGGCGGCGTGCTATCGCGCCGCCCTGGCGATGGCGCCAGCGATGGCGGAGGCGGAGGCCAATCTCTGCGCCGCGCTGCAAGCGACCGGGGATCTCGCGGGGGCAATCGCGGCTGGGGAAGCGGCGCTTCGCCTCGCCCCGGGCTTTGCCGAGGCCGCCGCCAATCTCGGCAACGCGAAGCTGACCATCGGCGATTTCGCCGGCGCCGAGCGCGCCTATCGCCAGGCATTGGCGCACCGCGCCGATTTCCCCGCCGCTTGGTCCAATCTCGGCGCCGCCTTGCGCGATCAGGGCCGGCTCGATGAGGCCGAAGCGGCTTGCCGCGCCGCTCTCGCCCTCTCGCCGCACTCGGCCGCCGCGCATTACAATCTGGCGCTCGTTCTGCTCACTGCCGGGCGCTACCGTGAGGGCTGGGCCGAGCATGAATGGCGCTGGCGGACGGGGACGATGGCGCCGCGCGATTTCCCGTGCCCGCCCTGGCGCGGCGAGGGGTTGGCGGGGCGGCGGATTTTGCTCCACGCCGAGCAGGGATTGGGCGATACGCTGCAATTCGTTCGCTACGTGCCGCTGATTGCGGCGATGGGGGCGGACGTGGTGCTCGAGGTGCAGGCCCCTCTCAAACGCTTGCTCGCCGAGGTTGCCGGGGTTGCGGCCATCCATGCCTGCGGCGAGGCGCTGCCAGCGTGCGATTATCATGCGCCGCTGATGAGCCTGCCGCACCGGCTTGGGACCGAATTGGCGACGGTTCCGGCGCAAATTCCTTATCTGCCGCGCCCCGCGCCTCTGTTTCCCGGGCTAGCCGACGCGCGAGAGGGTCTCCGCGTCGGGCTGGTCTGGGCCGGCGATCCGCGACCGGGAGAGCCGCGCGCCCATTTCGCCGATCGCCGCCGTTCGCTGCCGCTCGCCGCGTTTGCGCCCTTGGCCGAAATTCCGGGTATCCGTCTCGTCAGCCTCCAGAAAGGGGCAGCGGCCACCGAGACGCCGCCGCCTGGCCTCGAACTCGAGGCGGCGTTGGATTCGGTCCGGGATTTTGCCGATACCGCGGCGGTGATCATGGGGCTCGATCTGGTGATCAGCGTCGATACCTCGGTTGCGCATCTCGCGGGCGGGCTCGGCAAGCCGGTCTGGCTGCTGTCCCGCTTCGATGGCTGCTGGCGCTGGCTTGCCGGGCGCGACGACAGCCCTTGGTATCCGACGCTGCGGCTCTATCGCCAAACCGCGCCTGGTGCCTGGGCGGCGGTGATCACGCGGGTCACCGCCGATCTCGGCGCACTGGCGTGCGGGCAGGCATGCCCCGCGCAAACGGGCTTGGTTTCGGCCCCGGCGCTGGTGTAA
- the mfd gene encoding transcription-repair coupling factor — translation MTGAIILYGAPEGYDALLLARRRAEHAGAVLHVARDDARMARLADALAFFAPDIEILRVPAWDCVPYDRVSPNPALVAERVATLSRLLEAPARPRVVLTTVNALIQRLPPRAAFAGAARTLAPGLDAAPGPLAAFLDAHGYSRTNTVMEPGEYAVRGGIIDIFAAGEAEPVRLDLFGDSIEQIRRFDPATQRSAGTVERLVLHPVSEVPLDPAAISHFRSQWREIFGPEAASDPLYEAVSAGRRHPGIEHWLPLFYPALETLLDYLPQASVSLDHQAEDALAARLETIADHYAARQSPPRDGETPYRPLPPERLYLDRAAWQAMLGSGPLFSTSPFAAPEGAGAAAIDGGGRPGPVFTHSAGPEGDVFAQFRAAAGRAMEGGRHVVLAAWSRGSRERLAALLREHDLLAEAVDAWAAIATLPPGRIGLVVLGLERGFTAPGLMLVSEQDLLGTRISRPPRRRKRADQFIAEASELAAGDLVVHQDHGIGRYDGLVTLTVSGAPHDCLRLLYDGDDKLFLPVENIELLSRFGSETAGVALDKLGGASWQNRKARAKSRIRDMAGELIRIAAERKLRPADALLPAEGGFDEFCARFPYAETEDQARAIADVLEDLASGQPMDRLICGDVGFGKTEVALRAAYVAAMAGTQVAVVVPTTLLARQHFRTFSERFQGLPIKLGQLSRMVSAKEAHIVREGVANGSVNIVIGTHALLAKSINFAELGLLIIDEEQHFGVAHKERLKQLKAGVHVLTLTATPIPRTLQLALTGVREMSVIATPPVDRLAVRTFIMPFDGVVVREAIQRERFRGGQVFCVVPRIEELGRMAQRLRDIVPEARLAEAHGRLAPSALERVMAEFSDGRYDILLATNIIESGLDMPAVNTLIIYRADLFGLGQLYQLRGRVGRGKQRGYAYLTWPATQTLSAAAEKRLSVMQTLDNLGAGFTLASHDLDIRGAGNLLGEEQSGQIREVGIELYQQMLEDAVAELRSQSGRERESERDWTPNINLGLPVLIPDTYVSDLSVRLGLYRRIGALATDAESEALAAELVDRFGPLPAEVENLLQVVALKRACREAGVERLEAGPKGMVLSFRGNAFGNPAGLIAWLGAKRNDIRLRPDHKLAMVRDMTVAARMAAARDLLRQLTRLVRQARAA, via the coding sequence ATGACTGGCGCGATCATCCTCTACGGCGCACCGGAAGGCTATGACGCGCTGTTGCTCGCCCGCCGCCGCGCTGAACACGCGGGTGCGGTGCTGCACGTCGCCCGTGATGACGCGCGCATGGCGCGGCTCGCCGATGCGCTCGCCTTTTTTGCGCCGGACATCGAGATTTTGCGCGTCCCGGCCTGGGATTGCGTGCCTTATGATCGGGTCTCGCCCAATCCGGCGTTGGTTGCCGAGCGCGTCGCGACGCTGAGCCGCCTTCTCGAGGCGCCGGCGCGGCCGAGGGTCGTGCTGACGACGGTCAATGCCCTCATCCAGCGCCTGCCGCCACGCGCCGCCTTCGCGGGCGCCGCCCGCACCCTCGCCCCCGGTCTCGACGCCGCCCCCGGCCCGCTCGCCGCCTTTCTCGATGCCCACGGCTATAGTCGCACCAATACCGTGATGGAGCCTGGGGAATACGCGGTGCGCGGTGGCATCATCGATATTTTCGCCGCCGGCGAGGCCGAGCCGGTGCGTCTCGATCTCTTCGGCGACAGCATCGAGCAGATCCGCCGCTTCGACCCCGCGACCCAGCGAAGCGCCGGCACGGTCGAACGCTTGGTTCTCCACCCGGTCTCCGAAGTGCCGCTCGACCCCGCCGCGATCTCGCATTTTCGCAGCCAGTGGCGGGAGATTTTCGGCCCAGAGGCGGCGTCCGACCCGCTTTATGAGGCGGTGTCGGCGGGACGGCGCCATCCCGGGATCGAGCATTGGCTGCCGCTCTTTTACCCCGCCCTCGAAACCCTGCTCGATTATCTGCCGCAAGCCTCGGTCAGCCTCGACCACCAGGCCGAGGATGCGCTCGCCGCGCGGCTCGAGACCATCGCCGATCATTACGCGGCCCGCCAATCGCCGCCGCGCGATGGCGAGACGCCCTATCGTCCGCTGCCGCCCGAACGCCTCTATCTCGACCGCGCCGCCTGGCAGGCGATGCTCGGCTCGGGGCCGCTCTTTTCGACCAGCCCGTTCGCTGCACCCGAGGGCGCCGGCGCCGCCGCGATCGATGGCGGCGGCCGGCCGGGGCCGGTCTTTACGCATAGCGCGGGGCCGGAGGGGGATGTCTTCGCGCAGTTCCGCGCCGCCGCCGGGCGCGCGATGGAGGGAGGGCGGCACGTCGTCCTCGCCGCCTGGTCGCGCGGCTCGCGCGAACGCCTCGCCGCGTTGTTGCGCGAACATGATCTCCTCGCCGAGGCGGTCGATGCTTGGGCTGCAATCGCGACGCTGCCGCCGGGGCGTATCGGCCTCGTCGTGCTCGGGCTCGAGCGCGGCTTTACCGCCCCTGGCCTGATGCTGGTCTCCGAGCAGGATCTGCTCGGCACCCGCATCTCGCGCCCGCCGCGCCGACGTAAGCGCGCCGACCAATTCATCGCCGAAGCCAGCGAACTCGCCGCAGGCGATCTCGTCGTTCATCAGGACCATGGCATCGGCCGCTATGACGGGCTGGTGACGCTGACCGTGAGCGGCGCGCCACATGATTGTCTGCGTCTGCTTTACGACGGCGATGACAAGCTGTTTCTCCCGGTCGAGAATATCGAGCTTTTGTCGCGCTTCGGCTCCGAGACCGCCGGCGTCGCACTCGACAAATTGGGTGGCGCAAGCTGGCAGAATCGTAAGGCGCGGGCGAAAAGCCGGATCCGCGACATGGCCGGCGAATTGATCCGCATCGCCGCCGAGCGCAAGCTTCGTCCGGCCGATGCGCTGTTGCCCGCCGAAGGCGGATTCGACGAATTCTGCGCCCGCTTTCCCTATGCAGAAACCGAGGATCAGGCGCGCGCGATCGCCGATGTGTTGGAGGATCTCGCCTCCGGCCAGCCGATGGACCGGCTGATTTGCGGCGATGTCGGCTTCGGCAAGACCGAGGTCGCGCTGCGCGCCGCCTATGTCGCCGCGATGGCCGGCACGCAGGTCGCCGTCGTGGTGCCGACGACGTTGCTCGCACGCCAGCATTTCCGCACGTTTTCCGAGCGCTTTCAGGGATTGCCGATCAAGCTCGGGCAGCTTTCGCGCATGGTTTCCGCCAAGGAAGCGCACATAGTGCGCGAGGGTGTCGCCAATGGCAGCGTCAACATCGTCATCGGCACCCATGCCCTGCTTGCGAAAAGCATCAATTTTGCCGAACTCGGCCTTCTCATCATCGACGAGGAACAGCATTTCGGTGTCGCGCACAAGGAGCGCCTGAAACAGCTCAAGGCCGGCGTGCATGTGCTGACGCTGACGGCAACGCCGATACCGCGCACGCTGCAACTCGCGTTGACGGGCGTGCGCGAAATGAGCGTGATCGCGACACCGCCGGTCGATCGTCTCGCCGTTCGCACCTTCATCATGCCGTTCGATGGTGTGGTCGTCCGCGAGGCGATCCAGCGCGAGCGGTTTCGCGGCGGACAGGTTTTTTGCGTCGTCCCGCGCATCGAGGAATTGGGCCGTATGGCGCAGCGTCTGCGCGACATCGTGCCCGAGGCGCGGCTCGCCGAAGCGCACGGGCGGCTCGCGCCGAGCGCGCTCGAGCGGGTGATGGCGGAGTTCAGCGATGGCCGCTACGACATCCTGCTCGCGACCAACATCATCGAAAGCGGTCTCGATATGCCGGCGGTCAATACGCTGATCATCTATCGCGCCGATCTCTTTGGCTTGGGCCAGCTCTATCAATTGCGCGGCCGGGTTGGGCGCGGCAAGCAGCGCGGCTATGCCTATCTCACCTGGCCGGCGACGCAGACGCTTTCGGCTGCCGCTGAGAAGCGCCTTTCGGTGATGCAGACCCTCGATAATCTCGGCGCCGGCTTCACGCTCGCCAGCCACGATCTCGATATCCGCGGCGCCGGCAATCTGCTCGGCGAGGAGCAATCGGGCCAGATCCGCGAGGTCGGGATCGAGCTTTACCAGCAAATGCTCGAAGACGCGGTGGCAGAGTTACGCTCTCAAAGCGGGCGTGAGCGCGAGAGTGAGCGGGACTGGACGCCGAATATCAATCTCGGCCTGCCGGTTTTGATCCCGGACACCTATGTCAGCGATCTTTCGGTCCGGCTCGGGCTTTATCGCCGCATCGGCGCGCTCGCGACCGATGCCGAAAGCGAGGCTTTGGCCGCCGAACTCGTCGACCGCTTTGGCCCGCTTCCGGCCGAGGTCGAAAATCTTTTGCAGGTGGTGGCCCTCAAACGCGCGTGTCGCGAAGCCGGGGTCGAGCGGCTGGAAGCCGGGCCGAAAGGCATGGTGTTGAGCTTTCGTGGTAATGCCTTCGGCAATCCCGCCGGGCTGATCGCCTGGCTTGGCGCCAAGCGCAACGATATTCGTCTCCGTCCCGATCACAAGCTCGCGATGGTGCGCGACATGACGGTTGCCGCGCGCATGGCGGCGGCGCGGGATTTGCTTCGCCAGCTTACCCGCCTCGTTCGCCAGGCACGCGCGGCCTAG
- a CDS encoding FAD assembly factor SdhE produces the protein MTDETPLAADLERRRRRLLFRATHRGTHESDLLIGGFVGARLVQLTLAEIAALEALLETPDPVLADWLTGREAIPPDVETPLLRAMVAACAHPAERNAS, from the coding sequence ATGACCGATGAAACGCCCCTTGCCGCGGACCTCGAACGCCGCCGCCGCCGCCTCCTATTCCGCGCCACCCATCGCGGCACCCATGAGAGTGATCTTCTCATCGGGGGGTTCGTCGGCGCGCGCCTTGTGCAGCTGACGCTCGCTGAGATCGCGGCGCTGGAGGCCCTGCTCGAAACCCCCGATCCGGTGCTCGCTGACTGGCTCACCGGGCGCGAGGCCATCCCGCCGGACGTGGAAACCCCGTTACTCCGCGCGATGGTGGCAGCCTGCGCCCACCCGGCCGAACGAAACGCCTCGTGA